From Hartmannibacter diazotrophicus, a single genomic window includes:
- a CDS encoding LacI family DNA-binding transcriptional regulator encodes MARVTLKDVAEAAGVSIATVDRVLNGRAGNASRSAVRVQEAINRLGYAPSALSARVDAARRRFVFVLPSGENPFMSSLSEAVGSLSDWMTLEGAVYETVRVDVFDGAALAAALDGLERDGLAGVALVALDHPMVREAVNHLHAAGIPVVTLVSDLPGSRRARYVGIDNIAAGRTAGALMGRFMGGQGAEVAIVGGSFDLRDHVERQLGFKRVLAEEFGNVRVVDVREGRDDRETTRRAVEALLARHPDLAGIYSVGAGNAGIVEALKANGRAGKTLLIAHELTAENRAALLAGAMQAVINQDCGHEIRSAARVMRALASGTPIVAEQERIRIDVFLRENLP; translated from the coding sequence ATGGCACGGGTCACACTCAAGGACGTGGCGGAAGCAGCGGGCGTCAGCATCGCGACGGTCGACCGTGTTCTGAACGGACGCGCGGGGAACGCCTCGCGTAGCGCCGTTCGCGTGCAGGAGGCGATCAACCGGCTCGGCTACGCGCCCTCAGCCTTGTCAGCCCGGGTGGATGCGGCGCGCCGCCGCTTCGTCTTCGTGCTGCCCTCCGGCGAAAATCCCTTCATGTCGAGCCTCAGCGAGGCGGTCGGGAGTCTTTCCGACTGGATGACGCTCGAAGGGGCGGTCTACGAGACGGTCCGTGTGGACGTTTTCGACGGCGCGGCGCTCGCCGCCGCACTGGACGGACTGGAGCGCGACGGTCTTGCCGGGGTCGCGCTGGTGGCGCTCGACCATCCAATGGTGCGCGAGGCGGTCAATCACCTCCATGCCGCCGGCATTCCGGTCGTCACGCTGGTCTCCGATCTTCCGGGATCGCGCCGGGCCCGCTACGTCGGCATCGACAACATCGCCGCCGGCCGGACGGCCGGAGCCCTGATGGGACGCTTCATGGGCGGGCAGGGGGCGGAGGTTGCCATCGTCGGCGGCTCCTTCGATCTTCGCGACCACGTCGAGCGCCAGCTTGGCTTCAAGCGCGTCCTGGCCGAGGAATTTGGGAATGTGCGCGTCGTCGATGTCCGCGAGGGCCGCGATGATCGCGAGACGACCCGCCGCGCCGTCGAGGCGCTTCTCGCCCGCCATCCGGACCTTGCGGGCATTTACAGTGTCGGCGCCGGCAATGCCGGGATCGTCGAGGCGCTGAAGGCCAACGGCCGGGCCGGGAAGACGTTGCTGATCGCGCATGAACTGACGGCCGAGAACCGGGCGGCGCTGCTCGCCGGCGCCATGCAGGCCGTGATCAACCAGGATTGCGGCCACGAGATCCGGTCAGCTGCCCGGGTGATGCGGGCGCTCGCGTCCGGTACGCCCATCGTGGCCGAGCAGGAACGCATCCGGATCGACGTGTTTCTCAGAGAGAATTTGCCCTGA
- the xylB gene encoding xylulokinase, with protein sequence MYIGIDIGTSSVKSVLIGDDQAIVASASVPLEVSRPHSGWSEQNPGDWVSATFASLDELARTHPKEMSAVTGIGLSGQMHGATLLGADDKPLRPAILWNDVRSSAECAELEARCPTSRDIAGNIAMPGFTAPKLLWVKNNEPEVFAQVRKVLLPKDYVRLHLVGDYVSDMSDAAGTLWLDVKARAWSDALLAATHLTRDHMPWLVEGTDVSGRLKPDLAARFGMAGQPVVAGGGGDNAASAIGMGTVTPGAAFASLGTSGVLFVSNDRFSPNTHGAVHAFCHALPDTWHQMGVILSATDSLNWLSGLLKISASDLAGALGDKVTAPSPVLFLPYLSGERTPHNDAAVRGAFVGLAHQSDAATMTQAVLEGVAFAFADCLRVLGDAGTTVPRAAAIGGGSRSNVWLQIMANVLGVPLDVPRDGDFGGAFGAARLGLIAATGADPLSIATPPPTERTIDPEPALVAAYADRYARYRAFYPAVHAACA encoded by the coding sequence ATGTATATCGGCATCGACATCGGCACCTCGTCGGTGAAGTCCGTCCTGATCGGAGACGATCAGGCGATTGTGGCAAGCGCCAGCGTGCCGCTGGAGGTTTCGCGCCCGCATTCCGGCTGGTCGGAGCAGAACCCGGGCGACTGGGTGAGCGCCACCTTCGCCTCGCTGGACGAGCTTGCCCGCACGCATCCGAAGGAAATGAGTGCCGTGACCGGCATCGGCCTTTCCGGCCAGATGCACGGCGCGACGCTTCTGGGCGCGGACGACAAGCCCTTGCGTCCGGCGATCCTCTGGAACGATGTGCGCTCGTCCGCCGAATGCGCGGAACTGGAAGCCCGCTGCCCGACGTCCCGCGACATCGCCGGCAATATCGCGATGCCTGGCTTCACCGCTCCGAAGCTGCTCTGGGTGAAGAACAACGAGCCCGAGGTCTTCGCGCAGGTCAGAAAGGTGCTGCTGCCGAAGGACTACGTGCGGCTTCATCTGGTCGGCGACTATGTCTCCGACATGTCGGACGCCGCCGGAACGCTCTGGCTCGACGTCAAGGCGCGTGCTTGGTCGGACGCGCTTCTCGCCGCAACGCATCTCACGCGCGATCACATGCCCTGGCTCGTCGAGGGAACGGATGTCTCCGGTCGCCTGAAGCCGGATCTTGCCGCTCGTTTCGGAATGGCCGGCCAGCCCGTTGTGGCGGGCGGCGGCGGCGACAACGCGGCGAGCGCCATCGGCATGGGCACGGTCACGCCCGGCGCGGCCTTCGCCTCGCTCGGCACCTCCGGCGTGCTCTTTGTCTCCAACGACCGCTTCTCGCCCAATACCCACGGCGCGGTTCATGCCTTCTGCCACGCGCTGCCCGACACCTGGCACCAGATGGGCGTCATCCTGTCGGCAACCGATAGCCTCAACTGGCTCTCGGGCCTCCTGAAGATCTCGGCCTCCGACCTTGCCGGAGCGCTCGGCGACAAAGTCACCGCGCCGTCTCCGGTCCTTTTCCTGCCCTATCTTTCCGGCGAGCGGACACCGCACAACGATGCAGCCGTCCGTGGCGCCTTCGTTGGCCTTGCCCATCAGAGCGATGCCGCGACGATGACCCAGGCCGTGCTGGAAGGCGTCGCCTTCGCCTTCGCCGACTGCCTGCGCGTTCTCGGAGATGCCGGAACGACAGTGCCGCGCGCGGCGGCGATCGGCGGCGGTTCGCGCTCCAACGTCTGGCTACAGATCATGGCCAACGTGCTCGGCGTCCCGCTCGATGTGCCGCGCGATGGCGATTTCGGCGGCGCTTTCGGTGCGGCCCGGCTCGGCCTCATTGCCGCGACCGGCGCCGATCCGTTGAGCATTGCCACCCCGCCGCCGACCGAGCGGACCATCGATCCGGAACCGGCGCTAGTTGCCGCCTATGCGGACCGCTACGCCCGTTACCGGGCCTTCTATCCCGCCGTTCACGCCGCCTGCGCGTGA